TGATTGATAGAAAGCCTGCAGTAGCCGGCCAGTTTTATCCTTCAGAGGCTAAAAAACTGGAATTAATGGTAGCCGGATATTTAAAAAAAATAAACATCCCTTCTGATGCAGTAACAACCCAGGCTATTATTACCCCTCATGCAGGCTTTGTATTTTCCGGCCAGGTTGCTGCAGCCGCATTCAGGCAGATTGATCCCAATAAGGCATATAAAACAGTGTTCCTCATAGGGTGTAGTCATCGGTCCTCCTTTGCCGGGGGCTCTGTTTATACAGAGGGTAATTTCATAACTCCATTAGGCAAAGTGGAGGTAGATCTGGAATTGAGCAGACGTTTGGCTAAAGACAACTCCTTTCTTTCCTTCAATCCTGCTTACCATAATGAAGAACACTGCCTTGAAGTACAATTACCTTTTTTACAACAAACCCTCTTAAAGCCTTTCAGGATTGTTCCTATTTTATTGGGGACCAGAGACAAATTAATTTGTAAGCGAATTGCAGAAACTTTAAAACCTTATTTCAGGGAGGAAAACTTATTTATCATCAGCAGTGATTTCTCACATTATCCTTCCTATTCTGATGCCTGCAAAGTGGATAAAGTGCTGGCTGATGCTATTCAAAGTAATGATCCATCGGGATTTATCCTACGAAGAATCATGCCTGACAAAATCTATTCCCAACCTTGCCACAGGCTGCTGCTCATGGCCGGCTATACTGACATTGCTATACATGACCGAAAATGACACATCCATCGTTTATAAGCAAATTATGTATAGAAACTCGGGAGATTCTGACTATGGTGATCATGAAAGAGTTGTCGGATACCATGCCATCAGCATAAAACGTATGCCTAAAGATACCGGGTTCT
The Bacteroidales bacterium genome window above contains:
- the amrB gene encoding AmmeMemoRadiSam system protein B; amino-acid sequence: MNPPDSILIDRKPAVAGQFYPSEAKKLELMVAGYLKKINIPSDAVTTQAIITPHAGFVFSGQVAAAAFRQIDPNKAYKTVFLIGCSHRSSFAGGSVYTEGNFITPLGKVEVDLELSRRLAKDNSFLSFNPAYHNEEHCLEVQLPFLQQTLLKPFRIVPILLGTRDKLICKRIAETLKPYFREENLFIISSDFSHYPSYSDACKVDKVLADAIQSNDPSGFILRRIMPDKIYSQPCHRLLLMAGYTDIAIHDRK